From Vitis vinifera cultivar Pinot Noir 40024 chromosome 5, ASM3070453v1, the proteins below share one genomic window:
- the LOC100254575 gene encoding meiotic recombination protein DMC1 homolog has product MIAALKSEEHSQLQLVEREDIEDEEDLFEAIDKLISQGINAGDVKKLQDAGIYTCNGLMMHTKKNLTGIKGLSEAKVDKICEAAEKIVNFGYITGSDALLRRKSVVRITTGSQALDELLGGGIETSAITEAFGEFRSGKTQLAHTLCVSTQLPTSMRGGNGKVAYIDTEGTFRPDRIVPIAERFGMDAGAVLDNIIYARAYTYEHQYNLLLGLAAKMSEEPFRLLIVDSVIALFRVDFTGRGELADRQQKLAQMLSRLTKIAEEFNVAVYMTNQVIADPGGGVFISDPKKPAGGHVLAHAATIRLMFRKGKGEQRVCKVFDAPNLPEAEAISFPCFLVVDLIPISSIKK; this is encoded by the exons ATGATTGCAGCTCTCAA ATCCGAAGAACATAGCCAGTTACAGCTCGTGGAAAGAGAAGACATTGAAGATGAGGAAGACTTGTTTGAAGCTATCGATAAAC TGATTTCTCAGGGAATTAATGCTGGAGATGTGAAGAAGCTTCAAGACGCAGGAATTTATACCTGCAACGGCTTGATGATGCACACAAAGAAA AACTTGACAGGGATCAAAGGATTATCAGAGGCCAAAGTTGATAAGATATGCGAAGCAGCTGAAAAGATAGTG AATTTTGGTTACATTACTGGAAGCGATGCTCTGCTCAGA AGAAAGTCGGTGGTTCGCATCACAACTGGAAGCCAGGCCTTAGATGAACTCTTAGGCG GTGGCATAGAAACTTCGGCAATAACAGAAGCCTTTGGGGAATTCCG GTCCGGGAAAACACAGCTCGCACATACTCTATGCGTTTCCACACAg CTTCCCACTAGCATGCGGGGAGGGAATGGAAAAGTTGCTTACATAGATACTGAAGGAACttt TCGACCTGATAGGATTGTACCAATTGCTGAGCGGTTTGGCATGGATGCTGGAGCTGTTCTTGAcaat ATCATTTATGCTCGAGCATACACATATGAGCATCAGTACAACCTGCTTCTTGGTCTAGCAGCAAAAATGTCTGAAGAACCTTTTAGACTCCTG ATTGTGGATTCAGTAATTGCTCTCTTTCGGGTGGATTTCACGGGAAGAGGGGAATTAGCAGACCGCCAG CAAAAACTTGCACAGATGCTCTCCCGCTTAACAAAGATAGCCGAGGAATTCAATGTCGCAGTTTATATGACCAACCAAG TTATAGCCGATCCTGGTGGAGGGGTGTTCATATCAGATCCAAAAAAACCAGCAGGTGGACATGTGCTTGCCCATGCAGCCACAATAAGGTTAATGTTTAGGAAAGGCAAAGGGGAGCAGCGGGTCTGCAAGGTGTTTGATGCCCCAAATCTGCCTGAAGCTGAAGCAATATCCTTCCCATGTTTTTTAGTTGTTGATCTTATCCCTATAtcatctattaaaaaataa